Proteins co-encoded in one Christiangramia fulva genomic window:
- a CDS encoding YciI-like protein, with protein MNYYILFYDLNDNYLEERGQYRAEHLGMAKEAAEKGQLVLGGAMDSPADQAILIFRGNDEKLARDFAENDPYVKNGLVKSWKVRKWNAVIGSKFEE; from the coding sequence ATGAATTACTACATACTTTTTTACGATCTCAATGATAATTATCTCGAGGAACGTGGTCAGTATCGGGCGGAGCATTTAGGAATGGCCAAAGAAGCTGCAGAGAAAGGTCAGCTGGTTTTAGGCGGAGCAATGGACAGCCCGGCAGATCAGGCTATTTTGATCTTCCGTGGAAATGATGAAAAATTGGCGCGCGATTTCGCTGAAAATGATCCATATGTAAAAAACGGACTTGTAAAATCCTGGAAAGTGCGAAAATGGAATGCGGTGATCGGTAGTAAATTCGAAGAATAG
- a CDS encoding energy transducer TonB — protein sequence MKTLLITATLFISVAAFAQKEKDLETVSFEETSEAPVFPGCLELHSEEQNRKCFSEKVIWYVNSNFNTVKVRPYAKKGRNKLFVHFVITKDGNVTQVHATGAPNEILKEAERAVKSLPHMKPAKVNGEPVNVQYHLPIVFMVEK from the coding sequence ATGAAAACTCTTTTAATCACCGCGACGCTTTTTATAAGTGTCGCGGCTTTTGCCCAGAAAGAAAAAGATCTTGAAACGGTCTCATTTGAGGAAACATCTGAAGCGCCCGTTTTTCCCGGCTGCCTGGAGCTTCACTCAGAAGAACAAAACAGGAAATGCTTTTCTGAAAAAGTGATTTGGTATGTGAATTCCAATTTCAATACCGTCAAGGTTAGACCCTATGCTAAAAAAGGCAGAAATAAACTGTTTGTTCATTTTGTGATCACCAAAGACGGGAATGTGACCCAGGTACATGCCACAGGTGCTCCAAATGAAATTCTAAAAGAAGCAGAAAGGGCGGTAAAAAGCCTTCCCCATATGAAACCAGCGAAGGTGAATGGTGAACCGGTAAATGTTCAATATCATCTTCCCATTGTTTTTATGGTTGAAAAATAA
- a CDS encoding M56 family metallopeptidase: protein MITQYILEIIVFQLAFLLIYEFWLQKETFFNLNRIYLLATPILSFLIPFIRIEGLQKSAPAVAFQEISANTTYWLPEVFIGKQAGTAQNDILMNFENHLNWWLVIYLCGSLIALGVFIFKLNRLFKVSRKSICISKSHYRIYQIPRSRAAFTFFNWLYIGEALSETEREQIMLHELVHLDHKHTADLLIFELLKILFWFNPLIYLFQSKLATLHEFIADESTVKTSGKKQYFEQLLNSTFGTSNISFTNQFFSHSLIKKRIIMLQKHKSSQLSKFKFLLLVPALLLMLTYVSCSEDQNMGIDEQEMSLSNQIVDLKAAIQNKENLTQEEFDLLKSLQKDYMKKVEVIEVSGKSKAQVYKDKIPFAVVDLAPAFPGCEQWVDDPRKNCTSSKIAEFVNENFDTSLGKKLGLTGINRVIVQFRIDETGKIVDVKARAPKPELEEEAIRVVSSLPQMTPGEQNGQPVSVMYSLPIAFKVAE, encoded by the coding sequence ATGATTACTCAGTATATTCTCGAAATAATAGTTTTTCAGCTCGCATTTTTGCTGATCTACGAATTCTGGCTTCAGAAGGAAACTTTTTTTAACCTTAACCGGATTTATTTGCTGGCCACCCCAATACTCTCTTTCCTCATTCCGTTCATCAGGATTGAAGGTTTACAAAAATCGGCTCCTGCTGTTGCGTTCCAGGAAATTTCAGCAAATACAACATACTGGCTGCCCGAGGTATTTATAGGTAAGCAGGCTGGAACAGCTCAAAATGATATTCTGATGAATTTCGAAAATCATTTGAACTGGTGGCTGGTTATCTATTTATGCGGATCGCTGATCGCTTTAGGTGTTTTTATTTTTAAGCTTAATAGATTATTTAAAGTATCGCGTAAATCTATATGTATCTCGAAATCTCATTACCGAATTTACCAGATTCCTCGATCCCGGGCGGCCTTTACTTTTTTTAACTGGCTTTATATTGGCGAGGCCCTGAGTGAAACCGAAAGGGAACAGATCATGCTTCACGAGCTTGTTCATCTCGATCATAAACATACCGCCGATCTTTTGATTTTTGAGCTTTTAAAGATTTTGTTCTGGTTCAATCCGTTGATCTATCTTTTTCAGTCAAAACTGGCAACTTTACACGAGTTCATCGCCGATGAATCTACGGTTAAGACCTCAGGAAAAAAGCAATATTTTGAACAATTGCTGAACAGCACATTCGGCACCAGCAATATCTCATTCACCAATCAATTTTTTAGTCATTCATTAATCAAAAAACGAATCATTATGTTACAAAAACACAAATCATCACAATTATCAAAATTCAAATTTTTATTACTCGTTCCTGCGCTGCTGCTAATGTTAACTTATGTTTCCTGCTCCGAAGATCAGAACATGGGAATCGATGAACAGGAAATGTCTTTAAGCAATCAAATTGTCGATCTAAAAGCAGCAATCCAGAATAAGGAAAACCTAACTCAAGAGGAATTTGATCTTCTAAAAAGTCTTCAAAAAGATTATATGAAAAAAGTGGAAGTTATTGAAGTCAGCGGGAAATCTAAAGCTCAGGTTTATAAAGATAAAATTCCCTTTGCAGTGGTAGATTTGGCTCCCGCGTTTCCCGGGTGCGAACAATGGGTTGATGATCCAAGAAAGAATTGTACTTCCAGTAAAATTGCAGAGTTTGTAAACGAGAATTTTGATACCTCGCTGGGAAAAAAACTGGGTCTAACCGGAATTAACCGCGTAATAGTCCAATTCAGGATTGATGAAACCGGAAAAATAGTAGACGTTAAGGCGAGGGCACCAAAACCTGAACTTGAAGAAGAAGCCATTCGGGTAGTTTCGAGCCTGCCTCAAATGACACCGGGCGAGCAAAATGGTCAACCTGTGAGTGTGATGTACTCTTTACCTATCGCCTTTAAAGTTGCTGAATAA
- a CDS encoding BlaI/MecI/CopY family transcriptional regulator, with product MKQLTKAEEEIMQILWELKEGNVAAIIEEMPEPKPAYNTVSTIVRILETKGFVDHRQQGKGYIYFPVMEKETYSNQSITQLMDNYFNGSFKSMVSFFMKKNDMKTSDLEAILKEINKDKE from the coding sequence ATGAAACAGCTCACCAAAGCCGAAGAAGAGATCATGCAGATCCTTTGGGAATTAAAAGAAGGAAATGTGGCCGCCATTATTGAGGAAATGCCCGAGCCAAAACCGGCTTATAATACGGTTTCGACCATTGTGAGGATCCTGGAAACCAAAGGTTTTGTAGACCATCGCCAGCAGGGAAAAGGCTATATCTACTTCCCTGTAATGGAAAAGGAAACCTACAGCAATCAAAGCATTACCCAGTTAATGGATAATTATTTCAACGGCTCTTTTAAAAGCATGGTTTCCTTTTTTATGAAGAAGAACGATATGAAAACGAGCGATCTCGAAGCGATCCTCAAAGAGATCAATAAAGACAAAGAATAA
- a CDS encoding DUF456 domain-containing protein: protein MEIFLLILAAVFMLAGILGSFLPVLPGVPLSWIGLLLFYLIPGIGLNYLFLGITLAITIIIYILNLVIPAYGTKRFGGSRKGMIGATIGLVVGIFAPFPFAVIICPFIGALIGEILNKSTSRTAMRAAFGSFVGLLASSFMEFVVCFGFLILFLFQFWSYRYLFF from the coding sequence ATGGAAATATTTTTACTCATACTCGCCGCGGTTTTTATGCTTGCCGGGATTTTAGGCAGTTTTCTGCCGGTGCTTCCCGGAGTGCCATTAAGCTGGATAGGTTTGCTCCTTTTTTATCTCATTCCCGGAATCGGCCTTAATTATTTGTTTCTCGGAATAACCCTGGCGATCACCATCATCATTTATATCCTAAATCTTGTCATTCCGGCTTATGGAACAAAGCGTTTTGGCGGAAGCCGAAAGGGAATGATCGGTGCGACCATCGGTTTGGTTGTGGGAATCTTTGCGCCTTTTCCTTTCGCTGTGATTATTTGTCCGTTTATTGGTGCCCTCATCGGTGAAATTTTGAATAAAAGCACTTCCAGGACCGCGATGCGAGCCGCTTTTGGTTCTTTTGTTGGGCTATTGGCTTCTAGTTTTATGGAATTTGTGGTCTGCTTCGGATTTCTGATTTTGTTTCTTTTCCAGTTCTGGTCGTACAGATACCTTTTCTTTTAG
- a CDS encoding flavin-containing monooxygenase → MLDFIVVGAAQAGLAMAYYLKKLNKDFLLVDKESEIGASWLNRWDSLKLFTPSEFNNMPGMEFPAENGHYPSKTEVANYFKMYAEEFEFPIKLNTLVENISHEGDHFIITGPNIDLKSKNVVIATGPFHIPYTPPFSKKINRDIFQIHSNYYKNPSQLQPGAAMVVGAGDSGFQILDEISEEAERKVYFSGTTDVRALPQEILGKTLWWWFTKIGFLSFSRNNWLGKKLSRTRQPVIGTDVKEILSRKNVEPVGKTKNAEGRVVITEKKKLEDLQNIIWATGYRPNFNWIEGLELSKDGYPKHQRGISNIDGLYFIGLPWLHTRGSATLGGIKKDAAYLASKIST, encoded by the coding sequence ATGCTCGATTTTATTGTAGTGGGAGCTGCACAGGCCGGACTCGCGATGGCCTATTATTTAAAAAAATTGAATAAGGATTTTCTTCTCGTCGACAAGGAGTCTGAAATCGGTGCCTCCTGGCTCAATCGCTGGGATTCTCTAAAACTTTTTACGCCTTCAGAATTTAATAATATGCCGGGAATGGAATTTCCGGCGGAAAATGGCCATTATCCCTCGAAGACAGAGGTAGCCAATTATTTCAAGATGTATGCCGAAGAATTCGAATTTCCTATTAAGCTGAATACCCTAGTTGAAAATATTTCCCACGAAGGAGATCATTTTATAATTACAGGGCCTAACATCGATCTGAAATCTAAAAATGTGGTGATCGCCACCGGGCCGTTCCATATTCCATACACACCTCCGTTCTCTAAAAAGATCAACCGGGATATTTTCCAGATTCATAGTAATTATTATAAAAATCCGTCGCAGCTTCAACCCGGAGCGGCCATGGTTGTTGGTGCGGGAGATAGCGGTTTTCAAATCCTCGATGAGATTTCAGAAGAAGCTGAACGGAAAGTTTACTTTTCGGGAACTACAGATGTACGCGCGCTTCCGCAGGAAATATTAGGAAAAACGCTCTGGTGGTGGTTCACAAAGATCGGTTTTCTTAGTTTTAGCCGGAATAACTGGCTTGGGAAAAAATTAAGTAGAACGCGCCAGCCGGTGATAGGGACTGATGTAAAAGAAATTCTTTCCAGAAAAAATGTCGAACCGGTGGGGAAAACAAAAAATGCAGAAGGTCGTGTTGTGATCACCGAAAAGAAAAAACTTGAGGATCTTCAAAATATCATTTGGGCGACCGGCTACCGGCCAAATTTTAACTGGATCGAAGGCCTGGAACTTTCCAAAGACGGTTATCCAAAACATCAACGAGGCATTAGCAATATTGATGGTTTATATTTTATAGGTTTGCCCTGGCTGCATACCCGCGGTTCTGCAACCCTTGGCGGGATCAAAAAAGATGCTGCCTATCTCGCTTCAAAAATAAGCACTTAA
- a CDS encoding ubiquinol-cytochrome c reductase iron-sulfur subunit produces MKRVEFIASVGKGLFLACSGACMLSSCSTGNDQLPAPPTGDVSVDITKLSAVGDQIIKNSVLFFRISTGNSADSFVATQALCPHQGGRLVWVEQDNLIECVLHFAEFQKDGSVVQGPQGSSGNVRPLAVYPLSLTGDTLTASV; encoded by the coding sequence ATGAAAAGAGTAGAATTTATTGCTTCCGTGGGAAAAGGATTGTTTTTAGCCTGTTCAGGTGCCTGTATGCTAAGTAGCTGCAGTACAGGCAATGATCAGTTACCAGCTCCTCCCACAGGAGATGTAAGTGTAGATATTACAAAATTGAGTGCAGTTGGAGATCAGATAATTAAAAACAGCGTACTGTTTTTTAGAATTAGTACAGGGAATTCTGCCGATAGTTTTGTTGCAACCCAGGCACTTTGTCCACATCAGGGGGGAAGACTGGTATGGGTAGAGCAGGATAATCTTATTGAATGTGTGCTTCATTTCGCAGAATTTCAAAAAGACGGTTCTGTGGTACAGGGTCCTCAGGGATCTTCCGGTAATGTGAGGCCGCTTGCTGTATATCCGCTCAGCTTAACCGGCGACACCCTTACAGCTAGCGTTTAA
- a CDS encoding TatD family hydrolase, translating into MTITDTHTHLYSDAFDEDRKEVIQKAIDNRIKRFFIPAIDSETTKSMYALEKEFPKNVFLMMGLHPTSVMENYQEELQHVKDQFEKRDFYAVGEIGIDLYWDKSTLEIQKKAFRQQIQFAKEKGLPIVIHCRDAFDEIFEVLEQEKDDKLFGIFHCFTGTYEQAQKALSYNMKLGIGGVVTFKNGGIDKFLPKIPLENIVLETDSPYLAPSPYRGKRNDPVYILEVLKKLADLYNVTEEQVAEITTLNSCEIFGI; encoded by the coding sequence ATGACAATTACCGATACCCATACTCATTTATATAGCGACGCTTTTGATGAAGACCGAAAAGAGGTAATTCAGAAAGCGATAGATAATAGAATTAAACGTTTTTTTATTCCTGCCATCGATTCTGAAACTACCAAAAGCATGTATGCTCTTGAAAAAGAATTTCCTAAAAATGTTTTTCTTATGATGGGCCTGCATCCCACTAGTGTAATGGAAAACTATCAGGAAGAGCTCCAACATGTAAAAGACCAATTTGAGAAACGGGATTTTTACGCGGTGGGAGAAATAGGAATCGATCTTTACTGGGATAAATCAACCCTAGAAATTCAGAAAAAAGCCTTTAGGCAACAAATACAGTTCGCAAAAGAAAAGGGGCTTCCTATCGTAATTCATTGCAGGGATGCTTTTGATGAAATCTTTGAAGTCCTTGAACAGGAAAAAGATGATAAGCTCTTTGGAATTTTTCATTGTTTTACCGGCACCTACGAGCAGGCTCAAAAAGCGCTTTCCTATAATATGAAACTTGGAATAGGCGGAGTGGTCACTTTTAAAAATGGCGGAATTGACAAATTTCTACCTAAGATCCCTCTTGAAAATATTGTGCTGGAGACAGATTCCCCTTATTTGGCACCTTCACCATACCGGGGAAAACGCAATGATCCTGTTTACATTCTGGAAGTACTGAAAAAGCTCGCGGATCTATATAATGTTACAGAAGAACAAGTTGCGGAAATCACAACGCTAAACTCTTGTGAAATATTTGGAATTTAA